A part of Neodiprion pinetum isolate iyNeoPine1 chromosome 4, iyNeoPine1.2, whole genome shotgun sequence genomic DNA contains:
- the LOC124215938 gene encoding uncharacterized protein isoform X3: MSGANVEESSYLKVEHDFEYRTNDGRQIAIKKDERLYLIQKTNNDWWKVIRNKEQRSFYVPVTYVTELGSVSSPNKFTGPGKHDAIFQTTSRDHSARRRNVENWLSTTVKMLPDGSRSPENLEQYNRLKNFEDAGMKEIKNRIVQQKQNLQGNEKSNEIKNEKKSLERFRNVVRKISSSMHVSQDTSAHNTSARNSQTRDVMRTVMENVDGKSAPASNYPIYSPKEAKEPDRTLFEYQNPPQQQILHSISHCQKSAMNPTNPTGCTESIDDCRSVNLDSSLIKHSPRSRPSTKESKLSVQKNIATKRSDNNSTDRCAVTPNIEKKPSSPISAGNKVAMSSTSPSLQGSGRTFDYSENAMRILNDKRKSWAVEELMSELTQIRKERVDDNASNFVLRSIEIKDGFDPLEKLTQELHDLHTSQHENSTVSNSPKADFKSEDDIKEPPEISICKEKETTIVPLKSPKNLAQTESTFNKSKSPKSRISLTNSEVCSISTDINNSCKFTKRQDEYEEANILNDESRMPINVRDEGSDRKATLSADKERYVLSYQQNSQLFKSESSDNLAKFEKPSYSNVLNKLKNETKVRPQLKLKIKNVDTKIKLTPSLEKLASEIQFLPASRTSIVDSDTQQSTPAENKWPQGRADQKRVTTKTETIEPAAIDIFESRDDLINVDQDSEMWKNFKSKLNYRGSFKSKQEQKSQVVTKDVTFDNEHSESVTKPGRRKIKKSATFNCVAVPEYYKHFQRHEGSEYCSRISPTLRTKRRSQSLENIKLLVNRELKHTLAASKRADGAQNALHKSVAKPIPSCRKIQPMKDVRESIGAESPCSHQGVQASVQVLPPSISRSYENLNEGFNNLKVFDANKSTAVSFKNLLCTSDSGSDEYLHYKAFPKSSISRNERLAFSSDSKINSKVVVSSESLPVIDRSISDEQILSSNISSEALFSQSESEVYALSEVSNTSSPITVDRDRENFVNLPPGWTQEYDQQSKQICFVNTWGEKWFSSNDAEGKIYFFEENSNESSWILPSIPATEPTLRNMEGNHDNIELRTNSGSEKLRIGKARSLLVGNQRPTKKELAARRSGSLSHDWPQLFDGNMCILKEGILQRTKITENGKKLRKHWSTSYVVLSELFLLFFKDAKSFSAMKSGQSAAAKPDISVDLNGAIIEPDDKVSSRKNVYIISTILGLQVLIQNDHTTVANEWFKEIYDVIHNLPSGFEAQTLLPPSLERPRDTKSKQFLSVNSIEESKVVSKIGRTRSVKIKKIEGSTEDLSGSSAERQTKIKAKLKRFFQRRPTMDSLVKNGIYKDEPAFGSYLKDVCSREPPMVPRFVKSCIEILESNLENMKADGLYRASGNLSQIQKIRLQVDQNNFDILAQEEDVHVLTGALKLFFRELKEPLIPYEFFERALRASMSKKKSEKIQVFREIVRGLSQPHYDTLQLLLQHLLKVTSYQKYNRMHIPNLAIVFGPTLMWPRVESANMALDLMQQNLVIECLLSEYDKIFK; encoded by the exons ATGAGTGGCGCAAATGTTGAAGAATCTTCCTATTTGAAAGTGGAGCACGACTTTGAGTACAGAACTAATGACGGTCGTCAAATTGCTATAAAAAAAGATGAGAGGCTTTATCTTATACAAAAGACCAATAACGATTGGTGGAAAGTGATACGGAATAAGGAACAACGGTCATTTTATGTTCCGGTGACATACGTTACTGAATTGGGCAGTGTTTCGTCGCCCAATAAATTCACAGGCCCGGGTAAACATGATGCGATATTTCAAACTACTTCGAGAGATCATTCAGCCAGGAGAAGAAATGTTGAGAATTGGCTTTCGACTACCGTTAAGATGTTGCCGGATGGATCGAGAAGTCCTGAGAATTTAGAACAGTAtaatagattgaaaaatttcgaagatGCAGGGATGAAAGAGATCAAGAATCGAATTGTCCAACAGAAGCAGAACCTTCAAGGAAATGAGAAAAgcaacgaaattaaaaatgaaaagaaaagtttagAACGTTTCAGAAATGTCGTTAGAAAGATTTCCAGCAGTATGCATGTGTCACAAGATACTTCTGCACACAACACATCTGCCAGAAACTCTCAAACAAGAGATGTTATGCGCACGGTGATGGAAAATGTAGATGGAAAATCAGCACCAGCTTCAAACTATCCTATATATTCACCAAAGGAGGCTAAAGAACCTGACCGCACCCTATTTGAATACCAAAATCCGCCTCAGCAGCAAATTCTGCACAGTATTTCCCATTGCCAAAAGTCAGCGATGAATCCTACAAACCCTACAGGCTGCACGGAGTCTATTGATGATTGCAGAAGTGTAAATTTAGACTCTTCGTTAATTAAACATAGTCCAAGATCGAGACCTTCCACAAAAGAATCAAAATTATCTGTACAAAAGAACATCGCGACAAAAAGGTCCGACAATAACAGCACCGATCGTTGCGCAGTGACACCAAATATTGAGAAGAAGCCCAGCTCACCGATTTCTGCTGGTAATAAAGTCGCAATGTCTTCGACTTCTCCATCCCTGCAGGGCAGTGGTAGGACATTTGATTATTCTGAGAACGCAATGAGAATTTTAAATGACAAACGAAAGTCATGGGCTGTTGAAGAGCTGATGAGTGAATTGACCCAGATTCGCAAGGAACGAGTAGATGACAATGCCTCTAATTTTGTGTTGAGAAGCATAGAAATTAAGGATGGATTTGATCCACTTGAAAAGCTCACTCAAGAGCTTCACGATCTTCATACATCCCAACACGAGAATTCCACAGTTTCCAATTCCCCGAAAGCGGACTTCAAAAGTGAAGATGATATTAAAGAACCGCCAGAAATTTCAATATGTAAAGAGAAAGAAACCACGATAGTACCTTTAAAGAGTCCAAAGAACCTGGCACAAACTGAATCTACATTCAATAAATCAAAATCACCAAAGAGTAGAATTTCACTGACCAACAGCGAAGTCTGTTCAATTTCAACTGATATCAATAATTCCTGTAAGTTTACCAAACGACAGGACGAATACGAGGAGGCAAACATACTGAACGACGAATCAAGAATGCCGATTAATGTCAGGGATGAAGGGAGTGATAGGAAAGCGACTTTATCTGCTGATAAAGAGCGTTACGTATTGTCTTATCAGCAGAATTCACAGCTGTTTAAATCGGAGAGTAGTGATAATTTGGCTAAATTTGAGAAGCCAAGTTATTCAAATGTTttgaacaaattgaaaaacgaaactAAGGTACGACCACAGCTAAAGTTGAAGATAAAAAACGTGGATACAAAGATAAAGCTGACGCCATCACTGGAAAAACTGGCAAGTGAGATACAATTTTTACCTGCCAGTAGAACTTCCATTGTAGATAGCGACACACAACAATCTACACCAGCCGAAAATAAATGGCCTCAGGGTCGCGCTGATCAAAAGAGGGTAACGACAAAGACGGAAACAATCGAGCCCGCAGCGATAGATATATTCGAAAGTAGAGACGACCTAATAAATGTTGACCAAGATAGTgaaatgtggaaaaatttcaaatcgaaattGAATTACAGAGGCAGCTTTAAGTCAAAACAAGAACAGAAGAGTCAAGTTGTTACCAAAGATGTGACTTTCGACAATGAGCACTCGGAAAGTGTCACAAAGCCTGGGAGAAGGAAGATAAAAAAGTCAGCAACGTTCAATTGTGTCGCTGTGCCTGAGTATTACAAACACTTCCAAAGACATGAAGGTTCCGAATACTGTTCTCGCATCTCGCCGACATTGAGGACTAAACGAAGAAGTCAGAGTCTTGagaatattaaattattgGTAAACAGGGAGCTAAAGCACACATTAGCAGCTTCAAAGAGAGCAGATGGGGCTCAAAATGCCTTGCACAAGTCGGTTGCAAAGCCTATTCCCAGTTGTCGCAAAATCCAGCCAATGAAAGATGTCCGAGAAAGTATTGGGGCTGAATCGCCATGCTCGCATCAAGGGGTTCAAGCCAGTGTTCAAGTCCTGCCGCCGTCGATATCAAGGAGTTACGAAAATCTGAACGAAGGTTTTAACAATCTAAAAGTGTTTGATGCCAACAAGAGCACTGCTGTGAGcttcaaaaatttgttatgCACATCTGATAGCGGCTCGGACGAGTATCTCCATTACAAAGCATTTCCAAAGAGTTCCATCAGCAGGAACGAACGCTTGGCATTTAGCTCAGACAGCAAAATCAATTCCAAAGTTGTCGTCAGTTCCGAGAGCTTGCCCGTCATCGACAGAAGCATATCGGACGAGCAAATACTTAGCTCGAATATTAGTTCCGAAGCACTTTTTAGCCAATCGGAATCCGAGGTTTATGCTTTGTCTGAAGTTTCCAACACCTCGAGTCCCATTACCGTAGATCGTGAtagagaaaattttgtaaatctacCGCCGGGATGGACCCAAGAATACGATCAACAGTCGAAACAAATCTGCTTTGTTAATACATGGGGAGAGAAG TGGTTCTCATCCAATGATGCGGAAggtaaaatttacttttttgaGGAAAACAGCAACGAATCATCGTGGATACTTCCCAGCATTCCAGCTACTGAGCCAACCTTAAGAAATATGGAGGGAAATCATGACAATATTGAGCTCAGGACCAATTCAGGCAGCGAAAAACTCCGAATTGGGAAAGCTCGCAGCTTGCTCGTGGGAAATCAAAGACCAACTAAGAAAGAACTTGCTGCACGTCGGTCAGGATCACTTTCGCATGATTGGCCGCAGTTATTCGATGGCAATATG TGCATTCTTAAGGAGGGAATATTACAGAGAACTAAAATAACTGAAAATGGTAAAAAGTTGAGGAAACATTGGAGCACGTCGTACGTTGTGTTGTCAGAATTGTTCTTGTTGTTCTTCAAAGATGCTAAAAGCTTTTCCGCTATG AAATCGGGGCAATCGGCAGCAGCAAAACCAGACATATCTGTGGATCTTAATGGTGCCATTATAGAACCTGATGACAAAGTGAGCAGTAGAAAAAATGTCTACATTATCAGCACTATACTTGGTCTACAAGTTTTAATTCAAAACGACCATACCACAGTCGCTAACGAATGGTTCAAAGAGATATATGATGTCATCCACAATCTC CCCTCTGGTTTTGAAGCTCAAACACTGTTGCCTCCTAGCTTAGAGCGGCCGCGAGATACCAAAAGTAAACAATTTCTGAGCGTTAATTCAATCGAGGAGAGTAAAGTTGTCTCAAAAATTGGACGAACAAGATCTGTTAAAA TTAAAAAGATCGAAGGCTCGACTGAAGATCTCAGTGGATCCTCGGCTGAACgtcaaacaaaaataaaagcaaagtTAAAACGCTTCTTTCAAAGGAGACCAACGATGGATTCCCTCGTCAAGAACGGTATATACAAAG ACGAGCCGGCGTTTGGCTCATATTTGAAAGATGTGTGCTCACGGGAGCCTCCAATGGTACCTAGATTTGTGAAATCTTGCATCGAAATATTGGAAAGCAATCTGGAAAATATGAAAGCTGACGGGTTGTACAGAGCAAGTGGGAATCTAAGTCAAATTCAGAAAATTCGTTTGCAAGTAGACCAGAACAATTTTGATATCTTGGCACAAGAGGAAGACGTCCACGTACTGACAGGAgctctgaaattatttttccgtgAATTGAAAGAGCCGCTTATTCCCTATGAGTTTTTTGAACGGGCTCTAAGGGCAAGTA TGTCTAAGAAGAAATCAGAGAAAATCCAAGTCTTTAGGGAGATTGTTCGGGGGCTGTCTCAGCCGCATTACGACACGTTGCAACTATTGCTGCAACATTTATTGAA GGTGACCTCGTACCAGAAGTATAACCGCATGCATATACCAAATTTGGCAATAGTATTTGGGCCAACATTGATGTGGCCTAGGGTTGAAAGTGCAAATATGGCATTAGATCTTATGCAGCAAAATTTGGTCATCGAATGTCTGCTGTCAGAGtacgataaaatattcaaatga